In one window of Mytilus trossulus isolate FHL-02 chromosome 7, PNRI_Mtr1.1.1.hap1, whole genome shotgun sequence DNA:
- the LOC134725614 gene encoding protein FAM149B1-like isoform X4 — protein MLHLEIVGSNPRPYGQGRIGYTERSASVTPTPRSRATLLPVTPRRGFRQDDGTSAFVKSSETSNAQFLPAEYLRTVNEALTSYQSPSSSGRSSPTVTDHETESTASSAQIGWTGNTTERSSTDSTYSWDEFDKQAAKQVQSFFEQIDSVLFEQNTDGPTYIKKECQEWQFQFPHLRILGHQLMIPQELGYHVIHTDSSRPSTGSMGITDVTDHDISGTPDLQGLSLTGRSIEAKSVPIEARSVLSSGREDSSLTSEFTHLEEEIIEQEGYYEEVIAIDYKDIYDESSEQKKQLTPRRHRVGYPPITPNACVKDSVLSSVFDSVWQEIIAWTRNLSKQYSVLVLEESKPLTIPMQPSSPQNRHEHSMLSREPSFSQAMYRQRSYTAAGALNLDNVLLISSKKISMREPSNLQDYAETPVPGTTRPASSFPTSATVRRPHSNTKFVRPAAQKPTRLAPIQSDATKSYTEERVGPNGALQVIKIAHARNGALPPLNTEVEPSKGQKRGNSRASSAVVKDSLASHRERLGMMTDARPSTTHAMRSDTPQGNFNSRRASTPFGPVLNAIPARSAIGGGGMVLVGSGLQPSSEHPLPSEILEDQESIEDVPYNKWTPSPPSHHNPYYRGRLKHYPLGVRP, from the exons aCGTGGTTTTCGCCAAGATGATGGTACATCAGCTTTTGTGAAGTCATCAGAGACATCTAATGCACAATTCTTGCCAGCAGAATATTTACGTACAGTCAATGAAGCACTCACAAG TTACCAAAGTCCATCAAGTAGTGGAAGGTCGTCTCCCACAGTAACAGATCATGAAACAGAGAGTACAGCATCATCAGCACAGATAGGATGGACAGGGAACACAACAGAACGTAGCAGCACAGATTCTACCTATTCTTGGGat gaATTTGATAAGCAAGCTGCAAAACAGGTGCAATCATTCTTTGAGCAAATAGACTCAGTTCTATTTGAACAAAACACAGACGGtccaacatatattaaaaaagaatgtcaagaatGGCAGTTTCAGTTTCCGCATTTAAG AATTTTGGGTCACCAGTTGATGATCCCTCAGGAATTGGGATATCATGTGATACACACAGATTCTTCACGTCCTTCGACAGGCAGCATGGGTATAACAGACGTTACAGATCACGACATATCAGGCACTCCAGATCTTCAGGG aTTATCATTAACGGGTAGATCAATTGAAGCTAAAAGTGTACCTATTGAAGCACGCTCAGTCTTATCATCAGGGAGAGAGGACAGTTCACTAACATCAGAATTTACTCATCTTGAGGAAGAAATCATTGAACAGGAGGGCTATTATGAAGAAGTCATTGCCATTGACTATAAAGACAT atatgaTGAAAGTTCAGAACAGAAGAAACAATTAACCCCCAGACGACATAGAGTAGGGTACCCTCCTATAACACCTAACGCCTGTGTGAAGGACAGTGTCCTTAGTTCTGTGTTTGATTCAGTATGGCAAGAA aTAATTGCTTGGACACGAAATTTGTCAAAACAATACTCAGTTTTAGTTTTAG AAGAGAGTAAACCTCTTACTATACCTATGCAGCCCTCGTCTCCTCAAAACAGACATGAACATTCCATGCTCTCTCGGGAACCATCATTTAGTCAAGCTATGTATAGA CAACGTTCTTATACAGCAGCAGGTGCATTAAACTTAGACAATGTCCTTCTCatatcaagtaaaaaaatatcaatgagaGAAccatcaaatttaca AGACTATGCAGAGACCCCTGTACCAGGTACAACCCGTCCAGCATCTAGCTTTCCAACAAGTGCTACTGTTAGACGTCCTCATAGTAATACCAAGTTTGTCAGGCCTGCAGCACAAAAACCTACAAGACTTGCACCTATTCAGTCTGATGCAACCAAATCATACACT GAGGAGAGAGTGGGACCAAATGGTGCTTTACAGGTTATTAAAATAGCTCATGCTAGAAATGGAGCTTTGCCACCATTAAATACTGAAGTAGAGCCTAGCAAGGGTCAG AAGAGAGGGAACAGTCGTGCCAGTAGTGCTGTGGTGAAAGACAGTTTGGCCTCTCACAGAGAAAGATTAGGCATGATGACTGATGCTAGGCCAAGTACCACACATGCAATGAGG TCTGATACACCGCAGGGAAACTTTAATTCAAGAAGGGCATCAACACCATTTGGGCCAGTCTTGAATGCTATACCAGCAAGAAGTGCTATTGGAG GTGGAGGTATGGTCCTAGTGGGCAGTGGTTTACAGCCATCTAGTGAACATCCTTTACCATCAGAAATATTGGAAGATCAAGAAAGTATAGAAGATGTTCCATATAATAAATGGA CACCTTCACCTCCCAGTCATCACAACCCATACTACAGAGGAAGACTGAAGCATTATCCATTAGGTGTACGTCCATAG
- the LOC134725614 gene encoding protein FAM149B1-like isoform X6, whose amino-acid sequence MIMTGRYVRKQVPLEVSVRGFRQDDGTSAFVKSSETSNAQFLPAEYLRTVNEALTSYQSPSSSGRSSPTVTDHETESTASSAQIGWTGNTTERSSTDSTYSWDEFDKQAAKQVQSFFEQIDSVLFEQNTDGPTYIKKECQEWQFQFPHLRILGHQLMIPQELGYHVIHTDSSRPSTGSMGITDVTDHDISGTPDLQGLSLTGRSIEAKSVPIEARSVLSSGREDSSLTSEFTHLEEEIIEQEGYYEEVIAIDYKDIYDESSEQKKQLTPRRHRVGYPPITPNACVKDSVLSSVFDSVWQEIIAWTRNLSKQYSVLVLEESKPLTIPMQPSSPQNRHEHSMLSREPSFSQAMYRQRSYTAAGALNLDNVLLISSKKISMREPSNLQDYAETPVPGTTRPASSFPTSATVRRPHSNTKFVRPAAQKPTRLAPIQSDATKSYTEERVGPNGALQVIKIAHARNGALPPLNTEVEPSKGQKRGNSRASSAVVKDSLASHRERLGMMTDARPSTTHAMRSDTPQGNFNSRRASTPFGPVLNAIPARSAIGGGGMVLVGSGLQPSSEHPLPSEILEDQESIEDVPYNKWTPSPPSHHNPYYRGRLKHYPLGVRP is encoded by the exons aCGTGGTTTTCGCCAAGATGATGGTACATCAGCTTTTGTGAAGTCATCAGAGACATCTAATGCACAATTCTTGCCAGCAGAATATTTACGTACAGTCAATGAAGCACTCACAAG TTACCAAAGTCCATCAAGTAGTGGAAGGTCGTCTCCCACAGTAACAGATCATGAAACAGAGAGTACAGCATCATCAGCACAGATAGGATGGACAGGGAACACAACAGAACGTAGCAGCACAGATTCTACCTATTCTTGGGat gaATTTGATAAGCAAGCTGCAAAACAGGTGCAATCATTCTTTGAGCAAATAGACTCAGTTCTATTTGAACAAAACACAGACGGtccaacatatattaaaaaagaatgtcaagaatGGCAGTTTCAGTTTCCGCATTTAAG AATTTTGGGTCACCAGTTGATGATCCCTCAGGAATTGGGATATCATGTGATACACACAGATTCTTCACGTCCTTCGACAGGCAGCATGGGTATAACAGACGTTACAGATCACGACATATCAGGCACTCCAGATCTTCAGGG aTTATCATTAACGGGTAGATCAATTGAAGCTAAAAGTGTACCTATTGAAGCACGCTCAGTCTTATCATCAGGGAGAGAGGACAGTTCACTAACATCAGAATTTACTCATCTTGAGGAAGAAATCATTGAACAGGAGGGCTATTATGAAGAAGTCATTGCCATTGACTATAAAGACAT atatgaTGAAAGTTCAGAACAGAAGAAACAATTAACCCCCAGACGACATAGAGTAGGGTACCCTCCTATAACACCTAACGCCTGTGTGAAGGACAGTGTCCTTAGTTCTGTGTTTGATTCAGTATGGCAAGAA aTAATTGCTTGGACACGAAATTTGTCAAAACAATACTCAGTTTTAGTTTTAG AAGAGAGTAAACCTCTTACTATACCTATGCAGCCCTCGTCTCCTCAAAACAGACATGAACATTCCATGCTCTCTCGGGAACCATCATTTAGTCAAGCTATGTATAGA CAACGTTCTTATACAGCAGCAGGTGCATTAAACTTAGACAATGTCCTTCTCatatcaagtaaaaaaatatcaatgagaGAAccatcaaatttaca AGACTATGCAGAGACCCCTGTACCAGGTACAACCCGTCCAGCATCTAGCTTTCCAACAAGTGCTACTGTTAGACGTCCTCATAGTAATACCAAGTTTGTCAGGCCTGCAGCACAAAAACCTACAAGACTTGCACCTATTCAGTCTGATGCAACCAAATCATACACT GAGGAGAGAGTGGGACCAAATGGTGCTTTACAGGTTATTAAAATAGCTCATGCTAGAAATGGAGCTTTGCCACCATTAAATACTGAAGTAGAGCCTAGCAAGGGTCAG AAGAGAGGGAACAGTCGTGCCAGTAGTGCTGTGGTGAAAGACAGTTTGGCCTCTCACAGAGAAAGATTAGGCATGATGACTGATGCTAGGCCAAGTACCACACATGCAATGAGG TCTGATACACCGCAGGGAAACTTTAATTCAAGAAGGGCATCAACACCATTTGGGCCAGTCTTGAATGCTATACCAGCAAGAAGTGCTATTGGAG GTGGAGGTATGGTCCTAGTGGGCAGTGGTTTACAGCCATCTAGTGAACATCCTTTACCATCAGAAATATTGGAAGATCAAGAAAGTATAGAAGATGTTCCATATAATAAATGGA CACCTTCACCTCCCAGTCATCACAACCCATACTACAGAGGAAGACTGAAGCATTATCCATTAGGTGTACGTCCATAG
- the LOC134725614 gene encoding protein FAM149B1-like isoform X1: METEVTVRYGMSNHSFPWTKLDIKPSSRGSSTNSSVLSKQFGLPIYSHNYGLSTAMVCVSAKIHNRRRGFRQDDGTSAFVKSSETSNAQFLPAEYLRTVNEALTSYQSPSSSGRSSPTVTDHETESTASSAQIGWTGNTTERSSTDSTYSWDEFDKQAAKQVQSFFEQIDSVLFEQNTDGPTYIKKECQEWQFQFPHLRILGHQLMIPQELGYHVIHTDSSRPSTGSMGITDVTDHDISGTPDLQGLSLTGRSIEAKSVPIEARSVLSSGREDSSLTSEFTHLEEEIIEQEGYYEEVIAIDYKDIYDESSEQKKQLTPRRHRVGYPPITPNACVKDSVLSSVFDSVWQEIIAWTRNLSKQYSVLVLEESKPLTIPMQPSSPQNRHEHSMLSREPSFSQAMYRQRSYTAAGALNLDNVLLISSKKISMREPSNLQDYAETPVPGTTRPASSFPTSATVRRPHSNTKFVRPAAQKPTRLAPIQSDATKSYTEERVGPNGALQVIKIAHARNGALPPLNTEVEPSKGQKRGNSRASSAVVKDSLASHRERLGMMTDARPSTTHAMRSDTPQGNFNSRRASTPFGPVLNAIPARSAIGGGGMVLVGSGLQPSSEHPLPSEILEDQESIEDVPYNKWTPSPPSHHNPYYRGRLKHYPLGVRP; the protein is encoded by the exons aCGTGGTTTTCGCCAAGATGATGGTACATCAGCTTTTGTGAAGTCATCAGAGACATCTAATGCACAATTCTTGCCAGCAGAATATTTACGTACAGTCAATGAAGCACTCACAAG TTACCAAAGTCCATCAAGTAGTGGAAGGTCGTCTCCCACAGTAACAGATCATGAAACAGAGAGTACAGCATCATCAGCACAGATAGGATGGACAGGGAACACAACAGAACGTAGCAGCACAGATTCTACCTATTCTTGGGat gaATTTGATAAGCAAGCTGCAAAACAGGTGCAATCATTCTTTGAGCAAATAGACTCAGTTCTATTTGAACAAAACACAGACGGtccaacatatattaaaaaagaatgtcaagaatGGCAGTTTCAGTTTCCGCATTTAAG AATTTTGGGTCACCAGTTGATGATCCCTCAGGAATTGGGATATCATGTGATACACACAGATTCTTCACGTCCTTCGACAGGCAGCATGGGTATAACAGACGTTACAGATCACGACATATCAGGCACTCCAGATCTTCAGGG aTTATCATTAACGGGTAGATCAATTGAAGCTAAAAGTGTACCTATTGAAGCACGCTCAGTCTTATCATCAGGGAGAGAGGACAGTTCACTAACATCAGAATTTACTCATCTTGAGGAAGAAATCATTGAACAGGAGGGCTATTATGAAGAAGTCATTGCCATTGACTATAAAGACAT atatgaTGAAAGTTCAGAACAGAAGAAACAATTAACCCCCAGACGACATAGAGTAGGGTACCCTCCTATAACACCTAACGCCTGTGTGAAGGACAGTGTCCTTAGTTCTGTGTTTGATTCAGTATGGCAAGAA aTAATTGCTTGGACACGAAATTTGTCAAAACAATACTCAGTTTTAGTTTTAG AAGAGAGTAAACCTCTTACTATACCTATGCAGCCCTCGTCTCCTCAAAACAGACATGAACATTCCATGCTCTCTCGGGAACCATCATTTAGTCAAGCTATGTATAGA CAACGTTCTTATACAGCAGCAGGTGCATTAAACTTAGACAATGTCCTTCTCatatcaagtaaaaaaatatcaatgagaGAAccatcaaatttaca AGACTATGCAGAGACCCCTGTACCAGGTACAACCCGTCCAGCATCTAGCTTTCCAACAAGTGCTACTGTTAGACGTCCTCATAGTAATACCAAGTTTGTCAGGCCTGCAGCACAAAAACCTACAAGACTTGCACCTATTCAGTCTGATGCAACCAAATCATACACT GAGGAGAGAGTGGGACCAAATGGTGCTTTACAGGTTATTAAAATAGCTCATGCTAGAAATGGAGCTTTGCCACCATTAAATACTGAAGTAGAGCCTAGCAAGGGTCAG AAGAGAGGGAACAGTCGTGCCAGTAGTGCTGTGGTGAAAGACAGTTTGGCCTCTCACAGAGAAAGATTAGGCATGATGACTGATGCTAGGCCAAGTACCACACATGCAATGAGG TCTGATACACCGCAGGGAAACTTTAATTCAAGAAGGGCATCAACACCATTTGGGCCAGTCTTGAATGCTATACCAGCAAGAAGTGCTATTGGAG GTGGAGGTATGGTCCTAGTGGGCAGTGGTTTACAGCCATCTAGTGAACATCCTTTACCATCAGAAATATTGGAAGATCAAGAAAGTATAGAAGATGTTCCATATAATAAATGGA CACCTTCACCTCCCAGTCATCACAACCCATACTACAGAGGAAGACTGAAGCATTATCCATTAGGTGTACGTCCATAG
- the LOC134725614 gene encoding protein FAM149B1-like isoform X5 translates to MVYLLGKKHLAETFNRFLYSDDRRGFRQDDGTSAFVKSSETSNAQFLPAEYLRTVNEALTSYQSPSSSGRSSPTVTDHETESTASSAQIGWTGNTTERSSTDSTYSWDEFDKQAAKQVQSFFEQIDSVLFEQNTDGPTYIKKECQEWQFQFPHLRILGHQLMIPQELGYHVIHTDSSRPSTGSMGITDVTDHDISGTPDLQGLSLTGRSIEAKSVPIEARSVLSSGREDSSLTSEFTHLEEEIIEQEGYYEEVIAIDYKDIYDESSEQKKQLTPRRHRVGYPPITPNACVKDSVLSSVFDSVWQEIIAWTRNLSKQYSVLVLEESKPLTIPMQPSSPQNRHEHSMLSREPSFSQAMYRQRSYTAAGALNLDNVLLISSKKISMREPSNLQDYAETPVPGTTRPASSFPTSATVRRPHSNTKFVRPAAQKPTRLAPIQSDATKSYTEERVGPNGALQVIKIAHARNGALPPLNTEVEPSKGQKRGNSRASSAVVKDSLASHRERLGMMTDARPSTTHAMRSDTPQGNFNSRRASTPFGPVLNAIPARSAIGGGGMVLVGSGLQPSSEHPLPSEILEDQESIEDVPYNKWTPSPPSHHNPYYRGRLKHYPLGVRP, encoded by the exons aCGTGGTTTTCGCCAAGATGATGGTACATCAGCTTTTGTGAAGTCATCAGAGACATCTAATGCACAATTCTTGCCAGCAGAATATTTACGTACAGTCAATGAAGCACTCACAAG TTACCAAAGTCCATCAAGTAGTGGAAGGTCGTCTCCCACAGTAACAGATCATGAAACAGAGAGTACAGCATCATCAGCACAGATAGGATGGACAGGGAACACAACAGAACGTAGCAGCACAGATTCTACCTATTCTTGGGat gaATTTGATAAGCAAGCTGCAAAACAGGTGCAATCATTCTTTGAGCAAATAGACTCAGTTCTATTTGAACAAAACACAGACGGtccaacatatattaaaaaagaatgtcaagaatGGCAGTTTCAGTTTCCGCATTTAAG AATTTTGGGTCACCAGTTGATGATCCCTCAGGAATTGGGATATCATGTGATACACACAGATTCTTCACGTCCTTCGACAGGCAGCATGGGTATAACAGACGTTACAGATCACGACATATCAGGCACTCCAGATCTTCAGGG aTTATCATTAACGGGTAGATCAATTGAAGCTAAAAGTGTACCTATTGAAGCACGCTCAGTCTTATCATCAGGGAGAGAGGACAGTTCACTAACATCAGAATTTACTCATCTTGAGGAAGAAATCATTGAACAGGAGGGCTATTATGAAGAAGTCATTGCCATTGACTATAAAGACAT atatgaTGAAAGTTCAGAACAGAAGAAACAATTAACCCCCAGACGACATAGAGTAGGGTACCCTCCTATAACACCTAACGCCTGTGTGAAGGACAGTGTCCTTAGTTCTGTGTTTGATTCAGTATGGCAAGAA aTAATTGCTTGGACACGAAATTTGTCAAAACAATACTCAGTTTTAGTTTTAG AAGAGAGTAAACCTCTTACTATACCTATGCAGCCCTCGTCTCCTCAAAACAGACATGAACATTCCATGCTCTCTCGGGAACCATCATTTAGTCAAGCTATGTATAGA CAACGTTCTTATACAGCAGCAGGTGCATTAAACTTAGACAATGTCCTTCTCatatcaagtaaaaaaatatcaatgagaGAAccatcaaatttaca AGACTATGCAGAGACCCCTGTACCAGGTACAACCCGTCCAGCATCTAGCTTTCCAACAAGTGCTACTGTTAGACGTCCTCATAGTAATACCAAGTTTGTCAGGCCTGCAGCACAAAAACCTACAAGACTTGCACCTATTCAGTCTGATGCAACCAAATCATACACT GAGGAGAGAGTGGGACCAAATGGTGCTTTACAGGTTATTAAAATAGCTCATGCTAGAAATGGAGCTTTGCCACCATTAAATACTGAAGTAGAGCCTAGCAAGGGTCAG AAGAGAGGGAACAGTCGTGCCAGTAGTGCTGTGGTGAAAGACAGTTTGGCCTCTCACAGAGAAAGATTAGGCATGATGACTGATGCTAGGCCAAGTACCACACATGCAATGAGG TCTGATACACCGCAGGGAAACTTTAATTCAAGAAGGGCATCAACACCATTTGGGCCAGTCTTGAATGCTATACCAGCAAGAAGTGCTATTGGAG GTGGAGGTATGGTCCTAGTGGGCAGTGGTTTACAGCCATCTAGTGAACATCCTTTACCATCAGAAATATTGGAAGATCAAGAAAGTATAGAAGATGTTCCATATAATAAATGGA CACCTTCACCTCCCAGTCATCACAACCCATACTACAGAGGAAGACTGAAGCATTATCCATTAGGTGTACGTCCATAG